In Vibrio gangliei, a single window of DNA contains:
- a CDS encoding PilN domain-containing protein produces MLHDINLLPWREEKRQQYKQRFYGMVVLGVLFAAFLQWCGSLYIDHLKSEQQARNQQLQAYIAKLDKQLVNLKEIEAKHKSILTRLRLVESLQNERNKTTDFMNLMPELVPEGVYVDKIKMSGREVEMAGVSDSTARLATMLDNFENSTWLADVEMHSIISGKVLFGKKFQSFKLSFRFDDQPVEVANEANKVAKKGAQ; encoded by the coding sequence ATGTTGCATGACATTAACTTGCTGCCTTGGCGTGAAGAGAAGCGGCAGCAATATAAACAACGTTTTTACGGCATGGTGGTGCTTGGTGTTCTATTTGCAGCCTTTTTGCAGTGGTGCGGTAGCTTGTATATCGATCATTTGAAAAGTGAGCAGCAGGCTCGAAACCAGCAATTACAAGCGTATATCGCCAAGCTGGATAAGCAGTTGGTGAACCTGAAAGAAATCGAAGCTAAGCATAAATCGATTTTGACTCGTCTGCGCTTAGTGGAATCGCTACAAAATGAACGTAATAAAACCACAGACTTTATGAACTTGATGCCAGAGCTCGTCCCTGAAGGTGTCTATGTAGACAAAATTAAGATGAGCGGCAGAGAAGTTGAGATGGCTGGGGTAAGCGATAGCACAGCACGTTTGGCGACCATGTTAGATAACTTTGAAAACTCTACTTGGCTCGCGGATGTTGAAATGCACTCGATCATTTCAGGCAAAGTGTTATTTGGTAAGAAATTTCAAAGTTTCAAATTGTCATTCCGATTTGATGATCAACCCGTTGAAGTCGCAAATGAAGCGAACAAAGTGGCTAAAAAAGGAGCGCAGTAA
- the pilM gene encoding type IV pilus assembly protein PilM → MGKSFVTGIDIGHHSIKAVVMKPAGELFELVSYKEVPATDAIFSDNHTLNHQEIVKKLKELKKQLPMMARNVVLSVPDNAVISKLLHIDSELDEREKEFAIYQVFGQQSPFPVEELSLDYVRVESDVVKRAPTSTYQVYATRKEVIESRMDAVKKSGFKPIVMDIQAHGLLRVWQLASQIEAEKSNWLLVDIGKSQTSVCILPPGRPAYYKDLPFGAKSIKPAPAAVDSNLSLQLDEQDEFISELAERLTRQLSMYASVNQQYKIEGIWLTGGGATLVAIDEALSDKLNLPVEVLNPLTLLQGKVKNKDEVEPCTFGVAAGLAIRGIQWQGGKHVA, encoded by the coding sequence ATGGGTAAATCTTTTGTCACGGGGATCGATATTGGTCATCACAGTATTAAAGCTGTGGTCATGAAACCCGCTGGAGAATTGTTTGAACTGGTTAGTTATAAAGAAGTGCCAGCAACAGACGCTATTTTTTCAGATAACCACACATTGAATCATCAAGAGATTGTCAAAAAATTAAAAGAGCTGAAAAAACAGCTGCCAATGATGGCTCGAAACGTGGTGCTTTCGGTTCCTGACAACGCGGTGATCAGTAAATTGCTGCATATTGACAGTGAACTGGATGAGCGTGAAAAAGAATTTGCGATTTATCAAGTGTTCGGGCAGCAATCGCCATTTCCAGTTGAAGAACTCAGTCTCGATTATGTTCGAGTCGAATCAGATGTCGTTAAACGTGCGCCTACCTCAACCTATCAAGTCTATGCCACACGTAAAGAAGTGATTGAAAGCCGGATGGATGCGGTTAAAAAGTCAGGCTTCAAACCTATCGTGATGGATATTCAAGCGCACGGTTTGCTACGTGTGTGGCAACTGGCTAGTCAGATCGAGGCCGAAAAAAGTAATTGGTTGTTGGTTGATATAGGTAAAAGCCAAACGTCGGTCTGTATTTTGCCTCCTGGTCGCCCTGCGTATTACAAAGATTTGCCGTTTGGTGCCAAAAGCATTAAGCCCGCTCCAGCTGCGGTGGACTCCAATTTAAGCCTGCAACTGGATGAACAAGATGAGTTTATTTCTGAGTTAGCCGAGCGACTCACTCGTCAATTAAGCATGTATGCCTCTGTTAATCAGCAGTACAAAATTGAAGGTATTTGGCTTACTGGTGGGGGGGCAACATTAGTCGCGATTGATGAAGCCTTATCTGACAAGTTAAACCTACCGGTAGAAGTGCTTAACCCACTGACCTTGCTACAAGGCAAAGTGAAAAATAAAGATGAGGTTGAGCCTTGTACTTTTGGGGTTGCGGCAGGCCTGGCCATTCGTGGTATTCAGTGGCAAGGAGGAAAGCATGTTGCATGA
- a CDS encoding penicillin-binding protein 1A, translated as MKFIKPLLIFSFVCMILGVTTIFGFYYYLKPQLPDVATLKNVQLQTPMQVFSQDGKLIAQFGEKRRIPLKLDDIPLQMQEAFIATEDSRYYQHYGIDPIGIARAAVVVAVAGSAKQGASTITQQLARNFFLSNDKKIMRKIKEIFIAIHIEQVLNKQEILELYLNKIYLGYRSYGVGAASLTYFGKEPKDLTLGEMAIIAGLPKAPSTMNPIYSVDRAKTRRHVVLVRMLEEGYITQQEFDEADAEPIDGKYHGAHIEVNAPYVAELARSWAVKRYGEEAYSSGMQVYTTVKSNLQEAANEAAIGNLLNYDERHGYRGAEAVAWKPQDTPFTKEEMDKYLKDKPTFGLIHPALVTSISQRSATVYIKNRGEQAIEWDGLKWARKYYNDKRQGPAPSKASDMLEIGQQIWVRPMRVLQEKPAVEETENALAEQQSNDPLADAAWQLSQVPIVNTAFVALNPDDGAVLSLVGGFNFVHSKFDRATMAERQVGSSIKPFIYSAAMDKGLTLATLINDAPINQWDEGQGTAWRPKNSPPVYLGPTMIRRGLAQSKNVMAVRTLRRVGLDNVLDYLPRFGFDPDKLPHSETIALGAGSLTPLKMAQGISVFANGGYYVEPYYIDHVNDPYGNLLFRANPTEVCGDNCSQQPIVVDDKGTEEMPKHAEKVISPQTAFLVREMMYSNIWGGGVWSNGTGWNGTGWRGQVLKRRDIGGKTGTTNDSVDTWYNGYAPGIVATTWVGFDQANRPLGYTAANANFDRKEQYNGGESGATTAQPAWVDFMKVALKDVPEQKTQLPPGIIRVRIDRDSGLLTRKNDDSSMWEYFEAGTEPTEYVSDEQGTDLYSEDEDGDSLF; from the coding sequence GTGAAGTTCATAAAGCCATTGCTCATATTTTCATTCGTTTGCATGATTCTTGGAGTGACCACAATTTTTGGGTTCTATTACTACCTAAAACCTCAGCTCCCAGATGTTGCGACTTTGAAGAACGTCCAACTACAAACGCCAATGCAAGTTTTCAGTCAAGATGGGAAACTGATTGCCCAATTTGGTGAGAAACGACGCATTCCTCTGAAACTTGATGACATCCCGCTTCAAATGCAGGAAGCCTTCATTGCGACAGAAGACAGCCGTTACTATCAACATTACGGCATTGACCCGATTGGTATTGCCCGTGCGGCAGTGGTAGTGGCGGTAGCAGGATCTGCGAAACAAGGCGCGAGTACCATTACTCAGCAGCTAGCTCGTAACTTCTTCTTGTCGAATGACAAAAAGATCATGCGTAAAATCAAAGAGATTTTCATCGCAATCCACATTGAGCAAGTACTGAATAAACAAGAAATTTTAGAGCTTTACCTAAATAAGATTTACCTAGGCTACCGCTCTTACGGTGTCGGTGCGGCTTCTTTAACTTACTTCGGTAAAGAGCCAAAAGATTTAACTTTAGGTGAAATGGCCATTATTGCTGGCTTACCAAAAGCGCCTTCGACCATGAACCCTATTTATTCAGTGGATCGTGCCAAAACACGTCGTCATGTAGTGCTAGTGCGTATGCTTGAAGAAGGTTACATCACGCAGCAAGAGTTTGATGAAGCGGATGCTGAACCTATCGATGGCAAATACCACGGTGCTCACATTGAAGTTAATGCCCCTTATGTGGCTGAACTGGCGCGTTCTTGGGCAGTGAAACGCTACGGTGAAGAAGCCTACAGTTCCGGCATGCAAGTTTACACAACCGTTAAATCGAACCTACAAGAAGCAGCCAATGAAGCGGCTATCGGCAACCTACTCAATTACGATGAGCGTCATGGTTACCGTGGAGCAGAAGCGGTGGCATGGAAACCACAGGATACTCCTTTCACCAAAGAAGAAATGGATAAATACCTGAAAGACAAGCCAACTTTCGGTCTTATTCACCCTGCGCTAGTGACGAGCATTTCTCAGCGCTCGGCGACGGTGTATATCAAAAACCGTGGCGAACAAGCTATTGAATGGGATGGTTTGAAATGGGCTCGTAAATACTACAACGATAAACGCCAGGGGCCAGCACCAAGCAAAGCCTCCGACATGCTAGAAATTGGCCAGCAAATTTGGGTTCGTCCTATGAGGGTTTTACAAGAAAAACCTGCCGTAGAAGAAACCGAAAATGCATTGGCTGAACAGCAAAGCAATGACCCACTGGCTGATGCAGCATGGCAGCTAAGCCAAGTGCCAATTGTGAATACGGCTTTTGTTGCACTTAACCCAGATGATGGAGCAGTGTTATCTTTGGTTGGTGGCTTTAACTTTGTACACAGTAAATTTGACCGTGCCACGATGGCAGAGCGTCAAGTGGGCTCAAGTATCAAGCCATTTATTTATTCGGCAGCAATGGATAAAGGTTTAACGTTGGCAACATTAATTAATGATGCGCCAATCAACCAATGGGATGAAGGTCAAGGTACTGCATGGCGTCCGAAAAACTCGCCACCGGTGTATTTAGGCCCAACCATGATCCGTCGCGGTTTAGCACAATCGAAAAACGTGATGGCAGTAAGAACACTCCGTCGTGTCGGTTTGGATAATGTTCTTGATTACTTACCTCGTTTTGGTTTTGATCCAGACAAACTGCCACATTCAGAAACTATCGCATTAGGTGCAGGAAGCTTAACACCGCTGAAAATGGCGCAAGGTATCTCTGTATTTGCTAACGGAGGTTACTACGTAGAGCCATACTACATCGACCATGTTAACGATCCGTACGGTAACTTGCTATTCCGTGCTAATCCGACCGAAGTATGTGGTGACAACTGCTCACAACAGCCTATTGTGGTTGATGATAAAGGCACTGAAGAAATGCCAAAACATGCGGAAAAAGTGATTTCACCGCAGACGGCATTCCTTGTACGCGAAATGATGTACAGCAACATTTGGGGTGGCGGTGTCTGGAGTAACGGGACTGGCTGGAATGGTACAGGCTGGCGTGGTCAAGTATTGAAACGTCGTGACATTGGCGGCAAAACCGGTACCACCAATGACTCTGTCGATACTTGGTATAACGGTTACGCACCAGGCATTGTAGCCACGACTTGGGTTGGTTTTGACCAAGCAAACCGCCCACTCGGTTATACTGCGGCGAATGCTAACTTTGATCGCAAAGAGCAATACAATGGCGGTGAGTCCGGTGCCACAACAGCACAACCAGCCTGGGTAGACTTTATGAAAGTTGCCCTAAAAGATGTACCAGAACAAAAAACACAATTACCACCGGGTATCATCCGCGTGCGCATTGACCGCGATAGTGGCTTATTGACACGTAAGAACGATGATTCATCAATGTGGGAATACTTTGAAGCTGGCACCGAGCCGACGGAGTATGTCTCTGACGAACAAGGTACTGATCTTTACTCAGAAGATGAAGATGGCGATAGCTTGTTCTAA